The Spirosoma foliorum genome has a window encoding:
- a CDS encoding alpha-2-macroglobulin family protein, which produces MKTSLFLLFSLLLFQCSRLPFNEVSVVGRNFEDEVQQTQNLIFTFNKNVGPSNQFDEWDSTQYVRFIPAVRGKFKWTAPNELVFSPAKAFDPATDYRAELTDDLVKRSDKKDLKISGDDIAFHTPYLQLTSTENWWSRSRETGQPVAKSRLNFNYPVSSAEVAEKLGVSSEDKPLTAQTLPNNAQNSVALTLTNAPAQKNEQPLTIKLDKGLKVPNTAYVSKEAIEETSTLPSRYKIEVTDVQTSFENNKGVVRVITTQELQPGELNKLYTIQPQAETTAELTENGFIIRGDFNETDTYVLTLTDQMRGVLGTKLEEPVSKDLFFGKMPASIQFTNKKALYLSSKGARNIGLNIVNVPKVEVKIAKVYENNLLNYFRNNRYEDYKENANGEWGPSGSFNYSDDEQGDLSDVLVKKTVETTDLPKVRGVSALNLSLPEQNNNFRGVYLVSVDSKDEAYLQASQLVSVSDIGLVAHETKNEVLVWANSIRTAEPIQGVEVTLVSNNNQSVYTLTTDGSGFAKFDKVTEKAPGFKIALLTARTADDFNFLFLPDTQVETSRFNVEGKYDNESGFDAFVYGDRDIYRPGETIHFNTVIRSQSWQSVGEIPVLIRVLTPNGRELRAFRKTTNKQGAVATDVPLNPAAVTGSYTVEVLNANNVLLTSQLVSVEEFVPDRIKVDVLTDKTSYKSGQTITLSATAMNLFGPPASDRAYEIELQLKRKAFAPKGFEEYDFDIPNGAVATQEDATGKPDVFPKEVRQGRTNANGQATEKFPISGLYQDIGVLEAKLFVTVFDENGRPVNRLRRLDVLTQDTFFGVRLPDRYVATNAPIAAELVALDPAGTLKASASASVEVIRYDYQTVIEKDGDRIKYSTKRREKSVYTNSLIFKGGKSSFRYVPTVSGEYEIRVRRPGGTNYAATGFYAYGYGSTSASSFEVSTEGQVLMTLDKPAYKTGEKAKVLFKAPFDGKLLVTVERNRVLEQHWLTTTNKSAEWSFSVGSEHLPNVYVTATLIRAIDNTNLPLTVAHGFAPVSVTDDDTKLPVTITAVTQSRSKTKQTIRIKTASNAQVTVAVVDEGILQLKNFKTPDPYGFFYQKRALEVGSHDLYALLYPELSLKSTSSVGGDGYDLEKRVNPLSNGRVRLVALWSGILETGFNGEAEFSVDIPQFSGDLRIMAVAYKDNAFGSSNSNMKVADPIVISTGVPRFLTPGDQVELPVNLSNTTKQAATITAKLSLTGPLVADSVSSQKLTIQPGRESRAVFRVSAKQAIGAGTITVTANGLGETFTETTDITVRPAASLQKTAVSGAVAGGKSQTLQLAGNFLPGTAKASVTLSRSPVAQYGRELSYLLGYPHGCIEQTISKAFPQLYFADLAKQLASNTYFVRAGDSDMNPATNVRQAVQTVESQQAPNGGFTMWPGMAAVAGKSNVDEWASAYAVHFLAEAQEAGYDVRPSVLSSAIDFLTTYTNSPATENAVTFDETGGRTIHKVASRTSIYGLYALAVAGKPNRSAMNYYKQNASLLTPDSRYLLASSFFRVGDTRSFSALLPKKFTDNTTGHQTGGSYASPVRNLALVLDALVDTDSDNLQIPTLARQLSGVLKQTTYLNTQEAAFAFLALGKLARQTASSTATATLTSGGKSLGTMNDALLNIKRVPTNAPLTLSASGSGNVYYFGQSEGIPASGKIAEEDNGLRVRREYLDREGRSISTIRQNDLVVVKITLASTNGLDIENVVVTDLLPAGLEVENPRLTEPRDMPWIQKPDAPDYFDLRDDRINFYTTATGTTRTFYYLTRAVSKGRFVVGPVSADAMYSSDYRSYNGAGVVVVK; this is translated from the coding sequence ATGAAAACAAGCCTTTTTCTCCTTTTTTCCCTTTTGCTTTTCCAGTGTTCCCGCCTGCCATTCAACGAAGTATCGGTTGTCGGTCGCAATTTCGAGGATGAGGTTCAGCAGACACAGAATCTGATTTTTACATTCAACAAAAATGTTGGGCCAAGCAATCAGTTCGATGAATGGGACTCAACTCAGTATGTTCGCTTCATTCCCGCTGTTCGAGGAAAATTCAAATGGACGGCTCCCAATGAGCTGGTCTTTTCTCCTGCTAAGGCTTTTGATCCGGCAACTGACTACCGCGCCGAACTCACCGATGATTTAGTAAAGCGTTCGGATAAAAAAGATTTAAAAATTTCGGGCGATGATATTGCCTTTCACACCCCTTACCTCCAACTCACCAGTACCGAAAACTGGTGGTCACGCTCGCGCGAAACCGGACAGCCTGTCGCTAAAAGCCGACTTAATTTTAATTACCCCGTTTCATCGGCAGAAGTAGCCGAAAAACTGGGCGTTTCTTCTGAAGATAAGCCACTTACGGCGCAAACACTGCCCAATAATGCGCAAAATTCAGTGGCACTTACACTGACCAATGCGCCTGCCCAAAAGAACGAACAACCGTTAACCATCAAACTAGACAAAGGGCTGAAAGTGCCCAACACGGCCTACGTTAGCAAAGAAGCAATTGAAGAAACCAGTACGTTGCCGTCTCGATACAAAATAGAAGTTACGGATGTACAAACGAGTTTCGAGAATAATAAAGGCGTAGTGCGAGTTATTACGACGCAGGAGTTACAACCGGGAGAGCTTAACAAGCTATACACGATTCAGCCACAAGCTGAAACCACAGCCGAACTCACCGAAAACGGATTCATCATTCGAGGGGACTTCAACGAAACCGACACCTACGTTCTGACACTCACCGATCAGATGCGCGGGGTGTTAGGCACGAAGCTGGAAGAACCCGTCAGCAAAGATCTGTTCTTCGGAAAAATGCCCGCCAGCATTCAGTTTACGAATAAAAAAGCCTTGTACTTGTCGTCGAAAGGGGCGCGTAACATTGGACTTAACATCGTTAACGTGCCGAAAGTAGAGGTCAAAATAGCAAAAGTGTACGAAAATAATCTCCTGAATTACTTCCGAAATAATCGCTATGAAGACTATAAGGAAAATGCCAATGGCGAGTGGGGGCCATCAGGATCATTTAATTATAGCGACGACGAGCAAGGTGACTTAAGCGATGTTCTCGTCAAGAAAACCGTCGAAACAACCGATCTGCCTAAAGTACGGGGTGTTTCGGCGTTGAATTTATCATTACCCGAACAGAATAACAATTTCCGGGGTGTCTATCTGGTTTCTGTCGACTCTAAAGACGAAGCTTATCTGCAAGCCAGCCAGTTAGTGTCGGTCTCCGACATTGGACTTGTTGCTCATGAGACAAAAAATGAAGTGCTGGTCTGGGCCAACTCCATCCGTACTGCCGAGCCTATTCAGGGGGTTGAAGTGACACTGGTGAGCAACAATAACCAATCGGTTTACACGCTCACAACCGATGGTAGTGGTTTTGCCAAGTTTGATAAGGTGACCGAAAAAGCACCGGGTTTCAAAATCGCACTGCTTACGGCCCGCACCGCCGATGACTTCAATTTCCTATTCCTGCCAGATACACAAGTCGAAACGTCACGCTTCAATGTCGAAGGCAAATATGATAACGAATCGGGTTTTGATGCCTTCGTATACGGCGACCGTGATATTTACCGGCCCGGCGAAACCATTCATTTTAACACCGTTATCCGGTCGCAGAGCTGGCAAAGCGTTGGCGAAATTCCGGTGCTTATTCGCGTTTTAACGCCCAATGGCCGTGAACTACGCGCATTCCGTAAAACCACGAATAAACAAGGGGCTGTGGCTACCGACGTGCCACTTAACCCAGCCGCCGTAACGGGTAGTTACACGGTTGAGGTCCTCAACGCCAACAACGTTCTGTTAACCTCGCAATTGGTGAGCGTTGAAGAGTTCGTTCCAGATCGAATAAAGGTGGATGTGCTAACCGATAAAACCAGCTACAAATCGGGGCAGACCATCACGCTTTCAGCTACGGCCATGAATTTGTTTGGCCCTCCAGCTTCCGATCGTGCCTATGAAATTGAGTTGCAATTGAAGCGAAAAGCCTTTGCCCCAAAAGGGTTTGAAGAGTATGACTTCGATATTCCCAATGGCGCAGTAGCTACGCAGGAAGACGCGACAGGCAAACCAGATGTTTTCCCGAAAGAAGTTCGGCAGGGACGCACGAATGCCAACGGGCAGGCCACGGAGAAATTCCCCATTTCAGGTCTTTATCAGGACATTGGCGTATTGGAAGCCAAACTTTTTGTGACCGTATTTGACGAAAATGGCCGCCCCGTTAACCGACTCCGACGGCTGGATGTGTTGACTCAGGACACCTTCTTCGGCGTGCGCCTTCCCGACCGATATGTAGCGACAAACGCCCCCATTGCTGCGGAACTTGTCGCCCTCGACCCTGCGGGAACATTAAAAGCTTCGGCCTCTGCTTCCGTAGAAGTCATACGCTATGATTACCAGACGGTTATTGAGAAAGACGGCGATCGCATAAAGTATTCGACCAAACGACGCGAGAAGTCTGTGTATACAAATTCGCTGATTTTTAAAGGTGGAAAGTCAAGTTTTCGGTATGTGCCGACCGTTTCGGGCGAATACGAAATTCGCGTTCGGCGACCTGGTGGCACTAACTACGCGGCTACAGGTTTTTACGCTTATGGGTATGGGAGCACGTCTGCGTCGTCTTTTGAAGTAAGTACCGAAGGGCAAGTACTAATGACGCTCGACAAGCCAGCCTATAAAACCGGCGAAAAAGCTAAGGTTCTCTTCAAAGCACCCTTCGACGGAAAACTGCTTGTAACCGTTGAGCGGAACCGGGTGCTCGAACAACATTGGCTTACCACAACCAATAAATCGGCCGAATGGAGTTTCTCGGTTGGGAGTGAGCACCTGCCAAACGTCTATGTAACGGCCACGCTCATTCGCGCCATCGACAATACGAATCTTCCATTAACAGTTGCTCACGGATTCGCTCCTGTTTCGGTGACTGATGATGACACGAAACTCCCTGTAACCATTACGGCAGTAACGCAATCCCGTTCGAAAACGAAGCAGACGATTCGGATTAAAACGGCCAGTAATGCGCAGGTAACCGTAGCTGTTGTGGATGAGGGGATTTTGCAGTTGAAAAACTTTAAAACGCCTGACCCATACGGCTTCTTCTACCAGAAACGCGCGCTCGAAGTGGGTAGTCATGACCTGTATGCCTTACTCTATCCTGAACTATCGCTGAAGTCGACATCAAGTGTTGGGGGGGATGGCTATGATTTAGAAAAACGTGTCAACCCGCTTAGCAATGGTCGGGTTCGATTGGTTGCTTTATGGAGCGGCATTTTAGAAACTGGCTTTAATGGCGAGGCCGAGTTTTCGGTCGATATTCCGCAATTCTCAGGCGATCTGCGGATTATGGCTGTTGCCTATAAAGACAACGCGTTTGGGTCATCGAACAGCAATATGAAAGTCGCTGACCCAATTGTCATTAGTACCGGCGTTCCTCGCTTTCTGACGCCCGGCGATCAGGTTGAACTTCCTGTCAATCTGAGCAACACAACAAAACAGGCCGCTACAATTACCGCCAAATTAAGCCTGACAGGTCCGCTTGTAGCGGATAGTGTAAGCTCTCAGAAACTTACTATTCAACCCGGCCGTGAAAGCCGGGCGGTTTTCCGTGTTTCCGCCAAACAGGCAATCGGGGCCGGAACGATTACGGTAACCGCCAACGGACTGGGCGAGACATTTACGGAAACGACGGATATTACGGTTCGGCCAGCAGCCTCACTACAGAAAACAGCTGTGTCAGGCGCAGTGGCGGGTGGCAAGTCGCAGACCCTCCAACTGGCAGGAAATTTCCTACCGGGTACCGCGAAGGCCAGCGTAACCTTGAGTCGATCACCAGTGGCACAGTATGGGCGTGAATTGTCGTATTTACTGGGCTACCCACACGGCTGTATCGAACAAACTATCTCAAAGGCCTTTCCGCAATTGTACTTCGCCGATTTGGCCAAACAGTTAGCCAGCAATACCTATTTCGTGCGGGCGGGCGACAGCGATATGAATCCCGCAACCAATGTTCGGCAGGCAGTTCAAACGGTCGAAAGCCAACAGGCGCCCAATGGCGGCTTCACGATGTGGCCGGGAATGGCAGCCGTAGCGGGAAAATCGAACGTTGACGAATGGGCCAGTGCATACGCCGTTCATTTCCTTGCCGAAGCGCAGGAAGCGGGCTATGATGTTCGGCCATCTGTATTGAGTTCAGCCATCGACTTCCTAACAACTTATACCAACAGCCCAGCTACCGAAAACGCTGTCACTTTCGATGAAACTGGTGGACGCACGATTCATAAAGTGGCCAGTCGCACAAGTATTTATGGACTTTATGCGCTTGCTGTCGCGGGTAAACCCAACCGGTCGGCCATGAATTACTACAAGCAAAACGCCAGCTTACTCACGCCCGACAGTCGCTATCTACTGGCTTCGTCCTTCTTCCGCGTTGGGGATACCCGTAGTTTTTCGGCCCTGTTACCTAAGAAGTTTACCGATAACACAACCGGGCATCAAACAGGTGGCAGTTATGCGTCGCCCGTGCGGAATCTGGCGCTTGTTCTCGATGCGCTTGTGGATACGGATAGCGACAATTTGCAAATTCCAACGCTCGCCCGACAGCTGTCAGGTGTGTTGAAACAAACAACCTATCTCAATACTCAGGAAGCCGCTTTTGCTTTCCTAGCTCTGGGCAAACTGGCTCGGCAAACGGCTAGCAGTACCGCTACGGCCACGTTGACATCGGGCGGAAAATCATTGGGCACCATGAACGATGCGTTGCTGAATATCAAACGGGTTCCAACCAATGCGCCACTTACGCTATCAGCCAGTGGGTCTGGCAATGTTTATTATTTCGGACAGAGTGAAGGGATTCCGGCTAGCGGGAAAATTGCCGAAGAAGACAACGGTTTACGCGTTCGCCGGGAATACCTTGATCGGGAAGGCCGATCGATTAGTACCATTCGGCAGAACGATTTGGTCGTCGTAAAAATCACGCTCGCCAGTACAAATGGGCTAGACATTGAAAATGTTGTTGTAACGGACTTGCTACCGGCGGGACTCGAAGTCGAAAACCCACGACTGACCGAACCTCGCGATATGCCCTGGATTCAGAAGCCTGATGCCCCCGATTATTTCGACCTGCGCGACGACCGGATTAACTTTTACACCACGGCCACCGGCACCACGCGAACATTTTATTATTTAACCAGAGCGGTATCCAAAGGTCGCTTCGTGGTTGGCCCTGTCTCGGCTGATGCAATGTACAGCAGCGATTATCGTAGTTACAACGGCGCAGGGGTTGTGGTGGTAAAGTAA
- a CDS encoding NAD(P)/FAD-dependent oxidoreductase, which yields MPYDADVLIIGGGLAGLTAGIHLAQANVRVILIEKHAYPQHKVCGEYVSNEVLPYLQQLGVSVNEFNPSQLSRFLFSTASGKTIESNLPLGGFGLSRYTFDNLLYKKALESGVTGIQAQVVDVQFTNDSFVVTTSDDKSYTAQLVIGAYGKRSSLDKRLHRAFIEKESPWMGVKAHYRAEFPSDLVSLHNFQGGYCGLCQVENGIVNACYLVNYSSFKKYKSIDSFQHEVMNQNPFLKDFFSKATPLFNKPLTISQISFSKKQPIENHLLMCGDTAGVIHPLCGNGMAMAIHSAKICSELVITYLHTPEMTRATLEKYYIHAWNKEFTTRLTAGRLLQSVLQNATAASVLLNGLQLTPAILPLIIKQTHGSLLAVN from the coding sequence ATGCCTTACGATGCCGACGTACTTATTATTGGTGGTGGTTTGGCAGGGTTAACGGCAGGCATTCATCTTGCCCAGGCCAATGTGCGCGTGATACTTATTGAAAAACATGCCTATCCGCAGCACAAAGTTTGCGGTGAGTATGTCTCTAACGAAGTACTGCCCTACCTGCAACAGCTCGGCGTTTCGGTCAATGAGTTCAACCCTTCTCAGCTAAGTCGCTTTCTATTCAGTACCGCTTCTGGAAAAACCATCGAAAGTAACTTGCCATTGGGCGGCTTCGGGCTGAGTCGCTATACGTTCGATAATCTGCTTTATAAAAAAGCGCTGGAATCGGGCGTTACGGGTATCCAGGCACAGGTTGTTGATGTTCAGTTCACAAATGACTCCTTTGTAGTTACCACTTCCGATGACAAAAGCTATACAGCGCAACTGGTTATTGGCGCTTACGGCAAGCGCTCGTCGCTCGATAAACGTTTGCACCGAGCATTCATCGAGAAAGAATCTCCGTGGATGGGCGTAAAGGCTCATTATCGAGCCGAGTTTCCGTCAGATTTGGTGTCACTTCATAATTTTCAGGGGGGATATTGTGGGCTATGTCAGGTAGAAAATGGGATTGTCAATGCTTGCTATCTGGTTAATTACAGCAGTTTTAAAAAGTATAAAAGCATTGATAGTTTTCAGCATGAGGTTATGAACCAAAACCCTTTTTTGAAGGATTTTTTTTCGAAGGCCACCCCTTTATTCAATAAGCCATTAACGATTAGTCAGATTTCATTTTCTAAAAAGCAGCCTATAGAAAATCACCTGTTAATGTGTGGCGATACCGCTGGCGTTATTCACCCATTGTGTGGCAACGGCATGGCGATGGCCATTCATAGTGCAAAAATCTGTTCCGAATTAGTGATCACTTATTTGCATACTCCCGAAATGACCAGAGCTACTTTAGAAAAATACTATATTCATGCCTGGAACAAGGAGTTTACAACAAGATTAACCGCAGGACGATTACTACAATCTGTCTTACAAAATGCAACGGCAGCATCAGTTCTTTTGAATGGGCTTCAGTTAACGCCAGCTATTTTACCGCTCATTATTAAACAAACACATGGAAGTTTATTAGCCGTTAATTGA
- a CDS encoding methyltransferase domain-containing protein, translating to MPVDTSQRTAKEEIMDDFALTGHELSDALDKIALINQWLGGNKITLDGLKKLTKDWPKGKPLSIIDIGCGNGDMCRAVADFAHKEGLNVTILGIDANAYTINHAQTLSQSYPDITYAVLNIFDSDFADLNYDIAVCTLTLHHFADQEIVSLMTLLTNKAKLGIVINDLQRSALAYRLFQLICFVFQLNDMSREDGLTSILRGFKRQDLEKFSKQLYLREYRITWKWAFRYQWIIKNLCL from the coding sequence ATGCCAGTAGATACTTCTCAACGCACAGCCAAAGAAGAAATAATGGATGATTTTGCGTTGACTGGGCATGAATTAAGCGATGCGCTGGATAAAATTGCGCTGATCAATCAGTGGCTGGGAGGCAATAAAATTACGCTCGACGGTCTAAAAAAACTAACCAAAGACTGGCCCAAAGGAAAGCCGCTTTCCATCATAGACATCGGTTGTGGCAACGGCGATATGTGTCGGGCCGTTGCTGATTTCGCTCATAAAGAAGGACTTAACGTTACTATTCTGGGTATCGATGCCAATGCATACACAATCAATCATGCTCAAACGCTCTCCCAATCGTATCCAGATATTACCTATGCGGTTCTGAATATATTCGATAGCGACTTTGCAGATCTGAACTACGACATTGCCGTATGTACCTTAACGTTACATCATTTTGCCGATCAGGAAATTGTCTCATTAATGACGCTGCTGACAAACAAAGCAAAACTCGGCATAGTTATCAATGACTTACAGCGAAGCGCTTTAGCTTACCGACTTTTTCAACTCATTTGTTTTGTCTTTCAGTTGAACGATATGTCCAGAGAGGATGGACTTACCTCTATTCTTCGCGGCTTTAAAAGACAGGATTTAGAAAAATTCTCGAAGCAACTGTATCTAAGAGAATACCGTATTACCTGGAAGTGGGCTTTTCGCTATCAATGGATTATTAAAAACCTATGCCTGTAA
- a CDS encoding type III polyketide synthase, with product MPVKITSVAKALPQHWRDTKDILPFLDAWLVDQDTRFQRKVKKIFENAAVDRRYSIMGPDEVFSTTSFAEKNAIYSRESIKLAEIALKNALEKTTWNVTDIDYLITVSCTGIMIPSLDAYLINNLQMRQDVVRLPVTEMGCAAGVSGIIYAKNFLKANPGKRAALIAVESPTATFQLDDFSMANIVSAAIFGDGAACVLLSSDDADTGPEVVAEEMYHFYEATHLMGFDLTNTGLQMVLDKSVTDTIAAHFPDIIYPFLEKNHLTIEEISHLIFHPGGRKIVEVVQEIFGRMGKNINETKEVLRLYGNMSSATVLYVLERFMDKQPAKDSYGLMLSFGPGFSAQRVLLKW from the coding sequence ATGCCTGTAAAAATTACGTCTGTAGCAAAAGCATTACCTCAACATTGGCGAGATACAAAAGACATTTTACCATTTCTGGACGCCTGGCTGGTTGACCAGGATACGCGTTTCCAGCGAAAAGTAAAGAAGATATTTGAAAATGCGGCTGTCGATCGGCGCTATTCGATAATGGGGCCTGATGAAGTTTTTTCAACAACTTCCTTCGCTGAGAAAAACGCTATTTATAGTCGGGAGTCAATAAAATTAGCTGAAATCGCGCTGAAAAATGCGCTCGAAAAAACGACCTGGAACGTCACGGATATTGATTATCTGATTACCGTAAGTTGCACCGGTATTATGATTCCTTCGCTGGATGCGTATTTGATCAATAATCTCCAGATGCGGCAGGATGTGGTTCGGCTTCCCGTTACTGAAATGGGTTGTGCGGCTGGGGTTTCAGGCATCATTTACGCGAAGAATTTCCTAAAAGCGAATCCCGGAAAAAGGGCAGCCCTCATTGCGGTCGAATCGCCAACGGCCACGTTCCAACTAGATGATTTCTCAATGGCCAATATTGTCAGTGCGGCTATTTTTGGAGATGGAGCCGCCTGCGTATTGCTTTCTTCCGACGATGCCGATACAGGACCAGAAGTTGTCGCCGAAGAGATGTATCATTTCTACGAAGCCACCCATTTAATGGGCTTCGATTTGACGAATACGGGTTTACAAATGGTGTTGGATAAATCCGTCACAGATACAATTGCCGCTCATTTTCCAGACATCATCTACCCATTTCTGGAGAAAAATCACTTGACTATTGAGGAAATTTCGCACTTGATATTCCATCCGGGTGGTCGGAAAATTGTGGAAGTGGTGCAGGAAATTTTCGGCCGGATGGGCAAGAATATTAATGAAACGAAGGAGGTATTACGTCTGTATGGCAACATGTCGAGCGCTACGGTTCTCTATGTACTGGAGCGATTTATGGATAAACAGCCAGCAAAAGATTCATACGGACTCATGTTAAGTTTTGGTCCTGGTTTTTCCGCGCAACGTGTTTTACTGAAATGGTAA
- a CDS encoding SDR family oxidoreductase encodes MVREFGDQNYWAVILGGSSGLGLATAQKLAQHGMNICIVHRTRKADLAAVEAEFNRIESQGVLLKQYNIDATNPEKRSTLIAELRTHLGEQGKVRALIHSIAKGNLKPMLSDDQRQLQHDDFQLTIEAMAISLYDWTKDLLVGSLFAPDARILSFTSEGSTKAWKNYAAVSAAKAALEAISRSIALEMAPYGIRANCIMAGVTNTASLRMIPDSDALLTMSKQRNPFSRLTQATDVANVAYLLCKDEAAWINGAVIPVNGGEHLQ; translated from the coding sequence ATGGTAAGAGAGTTTGGCGATCAAAACTATTGGGCGGTTATTTTAGGTGGCAGCTCTGGATTAGGACTGGCAACAGCTCAAAAACTCGCCCAACACGGCATGAATATCTGCATTGTCCATCGAACCCGAAAAGCGGATTTGGCGGCTGTAGAAGCCGAATTTAACCGTATTGAAAGCCAGGGCGTTTTACTCAAACAATACAATATCGATGCCACCAATCCCGAAAAGCGAAGCACTCTAATCGCTGAGTTACGGACGCATCTGGGCGAACAGGGAAAAGTCCGTGCCTTAATCCACAGCATTGCCAAAGGAAACCTGAAACCTATGCTTTCCGATGATCAACGGCAACTTCAGCACGACGATTTCCAGTTAACGATCGAGGCAATGGCGATCAGTTTATACGATTGGACGAAAGACTTGCTGGTCGGGTCGTTATTTGCTCCCGATGCCCGTATCCTTAGTTTTACCAGCGAAGGCAGCACCAAAGCCTGGAAAAACTATGCGGCCGTTTCAGCAGCCAAGGCGGCTCTTGAAGCCATTTCAAGGAGCATTGCGCTGGAGATGGCCCCGTATGGGATTCGGGCCAACTGCATTATGGCGGGCGTTACCAATACGGCGTCGTTACGCATGATTCCCGATTCTGACGCGCTGCTTACGATGAGCAAGCAACGAAATCCTTTTTCTCGATTGACTCAGGCAACCGATGTGGCCAATGTAGCGTATTTGCTATGCAAAGATGAAGCCGCCTGGATTAACGGCGCGGTGATTCCGGTAAACGGCGGTGAACACCTTCAATAA
- a CDS encoding 3-hydroxyacyl-ACP dehydratase FabZ family protein, with protein MQNFGHILSKLPYSKPFLFVDHLHSIDENGAEGSYTFPSDAYFYKGHFADKPITPGVILTEVMAQIGVVCLGIFLLTETQQSDIDIALTSTQIDFYKPVLPTETVTVRSTKDYFRFHKLKCKVEMVNSAGELVCRGAISGMMKPKTYA; from the coding sequence TTGCAGAACTTCGGCCATATCCTTTCGAAATTACCTTATAGCAAACCGTTTCTGTTTGTCGATCACCTGCATTCAATTGACGAGAACGGGGCTGAGGGCAGCTATACGTTTCCTAGTGATGCCTATTTTTACAAAGGGCATTTTGCTGATAAACCGATTACACCGGGCGTTATTTTGACGGAAGTAATGGCCCAGATAGGCGTCGTTTGTCTGGGTATTTTTTTGTTGACCGAAACCCAGCAAAGCGATATCGATATTGCTTTGACATCCACCCAGATTGATTTTTACAAACCCGTTCTCCCTACCGAAACGGTTACTGTTCGGTCCACAAAAGACTATTTTCGATTTCATAAGTTGAAGTGTAAAGTAGAAATGGTAAACAGCGCTGGCGAATTGGTTTGCCGGGGCGCTATTTCAGGTATGATGAAACCGAAAACGTATGCGTAA
- a CDS encoding beta-ketoacyl-[acyl-carrier-protein] synthase family protein codes for MRNRVVITGLGVVAPNAVGVPLFLEAIQQGRSGITFHQELADLKFSCQVGGIPPVTDAHKHQYFSDLQLHQLNSSGVVYGVIAGMEAWQNAGLSMPTDEPDWESGIVFGTGILGIDKLRESIYKVDQGQVRRLGSTAVVQTMTSGVSAYLSGMLGLGNQITANSSACATGTEALWLAYDRIVNGHAKRMLAGSCNDHGPYIWGGFDAMRVLPYQYNNTPEKASRPLSATASGFVPASGAGALVLESLASAQERNATIYAEVLGGHVNSGGQRGGGSMTAPNAAAVKRCIQKALEQANVRPKEIDVIDGHLTATIKDSAEVSAWCEALNRRGDDFPMINSLKSMVGHCLSAAGSIECVGAVLELHHGFIYPSLNSEDPHPDSSALINPEKIPQQLIHKDIQVVAKANFGFGDVNACVILKKFQS; via the coding sequence ATGCGTAATCGAGTCGTTATTACGGGATTGGGGGTCGTTGCTCCTAATGCCGTGGGTGTCCCTTTGTTTCTGGAAGCCATTCAACAAGGGCGAAGCGGCATCACGTTTCATCAGGAATTAGCCGACCTGAAATTCTCCTGTCAGGTTGGTGGAATTCCACCCGTAACCGACGCACACAAGCATCAGTATTTTTCGGACTTACAACTTCATCAACTCAATAGCAGCGGGGTCGTTTATGGGGTTATTGCGGGAATGGAAGCCTGGCAAAACGCGGGCCTCAGCATGCCTACCGATGAACCCGATTGGGAAAGTGGCATTGTCTTTGGAACTGGCATTTTAGGCATCGACAAACTCAGGGAGTCCATCTATAAAGTTGACCAGGGGCAAGTTCGGCGATTGGGTAGCACGGCTGTAGTGCAAACCATGACCAGTGGGGTTAGTGCGTACCTGAGCGGCATGCTGGGGCTCGGTAATCAAATTACAGCCAATTCATCAGCTTGTGCTACCGGTACCGAAGCCCTTTGGCTGGCCTACGACCGAATCGTCAACGGTCATGCTAAGCGGATGCTGGCGGGTAGCTGCAATGATCATGGCCCTTACATTTGGGGCGGGTTCGATGCCATGCGCGTGCTTCCCTATCAATATAACAACACCCCAGAAAAAGCATCGAGACCTTTGAGTGCCACCGCCAGCGGCTTTGTACCGGCCAGTGGTGCAGGAGCTTTGGTACTCGAATCGCTGGCTAGTGCGCAGGAACGAAATGCGACCATTTACGCCGAAGTACTTGGCGGGCATGTCAACTCAGGTGGCCAGCGGGGTGGTGGTTCTATGACTGCGCCCAACGCGGCTGCCGTAAAACGGTGTATCCAGAAAGCACTTGAACAGGCCAATGTTCGGCCTAAAGAGATTGACGTGATCGACGGGCATTTAACAGCTACCATAAAAGATTCTGCCGAAGTAAGCGCCTGGTGTGAAGCCCTGAATCGACGAGGAGATGATTTCCCCATGATTAATTCCCTGAAGTCGATGGTTGGTCATTGCCTGAGTGCCGCCGGAAGCATCGAATGCGTGGGGGCTGTTCTGGAATTGCATCACGGGTTTATTTACCCATCGCTCAATTCAGAAGATCCACATCCGGATAGTTCGGCATTGATTAATCCTGAAAAAATTCCACAACAGCTCATTCATAAAGATATTCAGGTAGTTGCAAAGGCGAACTTCGGTTTCGGCGATGTGAATGCATGTGTCATTTTAAAGAAATTTCAATCCTGA